The segment GTACATCAACTAATTTTGAGGCACTTACATAAGAAACATATCAAGGTCTATTATAGAAACTGCAATAAGTCAAGTTTCATGTTTGAAAACCTCTCATCTTTGGAGGAAAAATTTACGTTGACCTGAGTGATGGGACATCTGTTCCTACACACCCCTAACATCAAGTCACATGAGTGTTGTAGGAACAGTTGTCCAATCTCTCGCTCGGGTATGTAAATTTTTCTTCATGTAAGACATCATTGTCTCATAAGCAAACCAGAGGGTTTCCATTGTTCTCAACCAGTATGAAACCATATGACCTTTAGACAAAAAACAGAACTGACAATTTGACAAGAATCATAAAGGTTTGTGAGATTCAGAAGTCATATATGAATGAAAGCAACGAAAATTAAGCCATTTTTGGTGACTAAACCTATCTATGGATGAATAAGATTTAGGCTACTATTTATACTGGTGATTTTCTAAAGGATTGGAGACAATAAATGGAGAGTTTAATGAAATAAACTGATGCAGAAACTAaagaaaattcttttgatCAGAAACTTATGTGTATTCTTTATCTCACCTGATATGTTGTGAGGAGGATCAGTATATGGAATAAGAACTGCACagaaactaaaacaaaatttaattccATTTGTAACCTACCCATCTCCGCATTAAAATCTTCATGGTTCCGATCTCATTGCTCTTCTATAAATCCTCTTACCCTCTCTCCAACATGCCACAGAGCCACTCTAGCTTCCCTTTCTCTGAcctaatataaaaataaaactgagAGTTCCAACTTTGACAAAACCATGTCTAGAGAAGCTCGAGCAATATTTTCACTACTGCTAATGGCAGCATGTGCTGCAACTGTGCTGGCGGATGTGCCACCCTCGCCCTCTCCGACGATCCCAGGCCTATTGCCACCCGGGGCCCCAAGCATTTTGCCACCAGGGGCTCCAAGCTTTTTGCCACCGGGGGCTCCAAGCTTTTTGCCACCGGGGGCTCCAACAATCCCAGGCCTATTGCCACCAGGGGTCCCAAGCTTCTTGCCACCAGGGGTACCAGGCTTCTTGCCACCAGGGATCCCAGGCCTATTGCCACCAGGGAAACAGGGTGACATAGAAGCAGAGTGTTGGTCTTCACTTCAGGGCATTCCGGGTTGTGTATGGGAAATTTATGGCTCAATCTTTACTGGGAAACTCTCAGTAGGCCCTGCTTGTTGCAAGGCTTTCCAATCAATTGATGCGAATTGCTTGGCTAAATTGCTCCCTCCTTTCTTCCCTCCATTGCCCCAGGGAGACTGTGCTCCAGGGAATGTTGATGCTTCTAAAGCAGTTGGGTCAAAACAGTAGTGGGCAATTGAGAGGATAGTTCTTGCAggcaaaaaattatatttttgttctcGATTAGTCATTGTCATGCAAGTTTTACGTATACCTTGAGTTTTGCTTAGGTTGTGAATCGTGATGAATATTTTTAAGAGAATAATATCTGATGAATCTTATTGCACtaagactctctctctctctctctctctctctcaaattacCGGGGTAGGGTGATTGTATACGCTTCCCCTTTCATATTTACCGGTTATGTGTTGTTCACATGATGAGATGATTGTGGCGAGTGTTAGTCCATAAAACAGTGTCAAGATGGGTCAGCATGTTGctggtccaatatacttccaattaaatattttcttccttcctgGCCATAAGAACAACTGTGCTGCCATAAGTGGGAAAATTTTGCATATTTCCTAGTTCCTCTTCCAAGAGAAACTCAAGATTTTTTGTGGCTTTCCATTACCAAAATACTTGAGTTTCTAATTTGCCCATAAAATTTAGCTCCTGATATTGGGATGAGATGAGATATTTTTTTAGAGTTCAGATCAAGCGGCATTGGCTTGTAACTTTGCAATAACATTTTATTGGGATTCGGGGTATAAATTCCACTAAATCGGAggcacttttcttttcttctgaaTTTGAAACACACATCCTAAATTCAGATAAATGGTTATTAAATtgaggaaattgaaaacaatgaTGCTTGAACTTGGAAATCATGCACATCAGACATTAAGTCACCAAGGAGGTCCATTATAGCAACTGCAACAACTATACAGATTCCTGTATGGTATGCATACATGGGTTTTTAACCTGCAACATTTTCgtccaaacaaagaaaatgttaTGAACTCATCCTAGTATTTTATGGTAGTAAAATCCTGTCTTtaactccttttttttttttttttttttctatcctCGGTATTTTCAACAGTAGCTAAAGTAGATTTGCATTGCCTTACTTTCGCTACTCAGTAAAGAACGAAAAATTTCGGGGACTAGGGTAAACAAAGTTGGCTTATATTTTGGTCGATCCACAAAATATCCTCCTCAAGTGAAAGTTTTGTATATAACGGGTGTATAGTGCATTTGAGATGTTGAATGTGAGAGTGATGGTGTATACATACGCTGATTATATGCAAGAATTTTCCCATCTTCTCTTAGCATACTAGAAGTATGAATCCATATGTGTACACCAATGACGAAAAAAAATGAAGCCTGTTCTTTTTCCAACTTGATAAGGTATGAATATTCAGGTCTTTAAGATCATAGGCTTCTTCCTTAGAAACTATTGCACCAAAGCCATGCATGACAAGTATCAGTGTCCCAAACTAAAGGGTTTTAGTCCATTTTGGTGAGAGCAATAACGCTTGTGATGTGGCCAAAAGTAAAGCAAGAGCTTGTGTTGGAGTCAAACTAAATAGAggataaattgaaataaacttTTGCAGGGTCGTTATAACTTTTGAAGCTCATATGGTCTCAGATCAGAAACACTATGGCAAACAGTTATAATGTTACTTAATAATGCTcattaaagtaaaataaaaactgcaaTATAACTAAATACAATTTAATTCCATTTGTAACCCAGTTACCTGAGCATCAAAGTCTTCAACTTAGCTCAGGCTCATTGCTCTTATATAAATCCTTACCCTCTTCTCTCCAACCATCAACAAAGCCAATCTAGCTAACCCTTTTCAGATATAGTGCAAAGTAAGAGTTCCAGGTTTGCCAATAACCATGTCTACAAAAGTTGAAGCAATATTTTCACTACTGCTAATGGCAGCATGTGTTGCAACCGGCCTGGCGCATGTACCACCCCCACCAGCATTGTCTCTCTTTCCACCGATCCCAGGCCTATTGCCACCAGGGATCCCAGGGTTGCCGCTGCCAGGGAACCCGGATGACATAGCAAAGTGTTGGTCTTCACTTAAGAACGTTCCAGGGTGTGCATGGGAAATTTATACCTCAATCTCTACTGGTAAATTTGTAGTAGGCCCTGCTTGTTGCAAGGCCTTCCAAGCAATTGACCAGAATTGCTTGCTGAAAATGTTCCCATTCTTTCCTTCATTTCCTCCATTGATCAACAGCAACTGTGCAAATGCTGCATCTCCAAAAGCAGGTGGGTCAAAGCAGTAATATGCAGTTGAGAGGATAGTTCTCAGAGGAAATAAGTTGATTCTGTTTTCAATTAGTCACATAGTCATGCAGAGTTTTTACCTTCTGGTGCCATTTAAGTTGCTTTGGTTTTGGAGGATTCAGGATTGTGATATGTATTTGAAGGAGAATAACAGCTAATTAATCTCATTAAAataagtctctctctctctctccctctctctctctctctctctctctctctcatacatCATTGaaatcctttctttcttcctttgcCCAAAAACAACTGTGTAACCAtcaatgggaaaaaaaaagtttagcAATATTTCCTAGTTCCTCTTCAAAGGGAAATGCAGGACACCATCttctaataaaaaaagtaaattagcAAACCAAATGATGAATGCAGCTCAAGTAGTATTAGATGAGGTTATTTTTGTAGATTTTAGGTTCAATTCCTTTtgcaaggaaaaagaaaactggaaTGTGGACAGATCATCTGTATTTTGACACTTCGTAATAACATTTGATTGGGAACATACACAGGcgaaataaactccactaaaAAGGAGGCAGATTTTCTAAATttgcaacaaaataaaatcccaAGTGCTTATGTAAAACAATGATGCGTGAACTTGAAAATCATGCATATCAGGTGCTTACGTAAGTCACCATTGAGGTATATTATAGCAAATGCAATAACTATACATATTCTTATGCATATCAGGTGCTTTGTTTATAAACACCTTTATTGGAGTGTGGATTTTCGATGTGGGATTTTCACAAAGGACACCTCAAAATATAAGCCTATAGAGAAATCCGTATTTTTATTgtagtatagccggtcggctatactctataaataaaatattttaaatatatagccgcacggctatacttataCTCTAAAAATTAACGTATAGCCGGGCAAAGGattccaaaattataaaacactGCTCAAATATATGGAAATGATCAAAACACTGGAGTAATGCAAATATATGGACATCATATCCTACCGTTATGTGACCATTTCATATCCATAATGGTCACTGCACCATACCGTTATGTGACCATTTCATATCCATAATGGTCACTGCACTTTCCAAATAATGCAAAGGattccaaaattataaaacactGCTCAAATGCCCAAGAATCATATCCATACTGAATTTGGTTTTATCTCAGCAGCAAGTTGAAGATCatacatgaaatgaaacaaaacatgAAATATTACCACATAAGGTCCAAATATCACCACATAAACTAACAAGAACAGTAGAAAAAAGACTAATGATATTCCTTGGCACTGTTAAGGGCCAGcttctcaatttctctttcagGTTGCCTTTTGATCCAACGATGAAGTCTTTCACACAACCTCCAGCAGACTCTGTCGCCCTCTTAATCTGCCATCACAACCTTGTGCCATTAGCCTTCCAAACACTTAACGTACACCAAGTATATAAATTATTCAACAAAACCAATATCTATCAAAAGAACCTATGACAATCGCCAATTACcaatgaagaaattgaaagttTTCTAAGACAGGAAAAAGGAACATGAACACAGAGAAGAATCTCAGCTGAGCTAAAGGCATCCTGCCTTATAATATAGATGGTCAGACAAAACACGCTTTACGTTAAACAATCTAGTCTTTAACTACCTAATAATACCTCAGCAGTAATCTTAGCCATAATCTGTTTCAAAGGCCAAGATGCTATCCTTACAGACagaaacaacaaatttttaaataagacAATCAACAGCACCTCTAGCAGGCAAGGTACTTTGCAATAACGAACTCCTTTCATGTCTGCACCTATTTCTACTATTCCATTGAGCATCATATGGTTCTAGTTTCATATATCCACAAGCCATTAACCGAGTCTTTATTTTCCCCATTTTAATATTCtattatacacgtacgcacgtatttttcaataatacatccatatttttaaacaaatcACGTCTCCTAtaatttttgaattactttttattctttaaaaaaaaattattatttttgttttaaaaactttttggagtataaaattaatttctttactcttttttttgggcctacctctttttaaaagaatatagccacacggctatactcagtttttccttaatagtttttaaaaagagacTTGGTTGACATGTGGCGAACAGGCGCTGGGGCC is part of the Prunus dulcis unplaced genomic scaffold, ALMONDv2, whole genome shotgun sequence genome and harbors:
- the LOC117613394 gene encoding uncharacterized protein LOC117613394, with the protein product MSTKVEAIFSLLLMAACVATGLAHVPPPPALSLFPPIPGLLPPGIPGLPLPGNPDDIAKCWSSLKNVPGCAWEIYTSISTGKFVVGPACCKAFQAIDQNCLLKMFPFFPSFPPLINSNCANAASPKAGGSKQ